The Candidatus Woesearchaeota archaeon sequence TAATAAATATCGAACGAAGTGAGCCAATATGTGCGAAGCACTGGAACTTCCAAAAATTAAAAAAAAGAAATGGAAATTTTATTGTATTTAACATCAGGATTTAGAGAAGTTTTCACGCAGTGAAAATTTGGGAAAATTCAGCAGGAATTTTCCTCTAAATCCTTGTTAAATGAGGGTGAGCGAAGCGAAAGGCTGCAAGCCGTCCCCGAGGATTTGCTGAAAGCAAACCGCAGAGTAATTTTTAGTGGCGTTCTATCAAATGAGCGAATGCGACACATCAAGAACAAGAATCGAGGGGGACAATCTTTTTTTTATTTTTTTAGGGGAGGGGCTTTTTTGTTTCTTTTTTTCTAAAAAAGAAAATAGAGGGGCTTTTATTTTGGTTCTTTTTCTAAAAGAACATATCCACTGGACAAAAAACGCACTGGACAGATTCACATAAGATATTTAAACAAATAGATTTGTCTTTAGAATATGTTTGACATGAAAATTAGCACCGCGATAATCGTAGATTTGTTTCTTGGAATTGCAGGAGTATTGTTTTGGTTTAGTGATAGTTTTGCTCATGCTTTAGGAGTGTTAGGTTTTTTTAAAAGATTATTTGCAGGAATTGTATGTTTTGCTATTTTAGCAGTAGTTACTTTTATTGCTACTCGAAACTGAATAGTAACATTTATATATGGTTATTAATAGTTATTAATAACATGACTAAAAAGTTAATCCTTGATACGGATGATAAGATTTGGAATGAGGTTTTAAAATACAAGATTGATAATAATTTTAAAAATAATAACGAAACAGTTTTGGACTTAATAAAAAAGGGTTAAAAAATGGAAAAAATTAGCAAGTCTAAAGACAGAAAACTAAATTATATTAGTTTATTTAGTAGTGCTGGTGTTGGCTGTTTTGGTTTCAAACAAAATGATTTTGAGTGTATTGCTACAAACGAAATAATTGAACGGAGATTAGAAGTTCAAAAATACAATAACAAATGTAAATATAAAAGTGGTTATATCTCTGGAGATATTACTAACAAAGAAACTCAAGATAAAATATTTAATGAAATCTCTTTTTGGAAAACTAAAGAAAAAATTAAAGATGTTGATGTATTAATTGCTACGCCACCTTGTCAAGGTATGTCAGTTGCAAATCATAAAAAAAAAGATGAACTTAACAGAAATTCTTTAGTCATTGAATCTATTAAAATTGTAAATAAAATATCTCCAAAATTTTTTATTTTTGAAAATGTCCGTGCATTTCTTAATACTGCTTGTACAGATATTGATGGTCAGATAAAAACAATAAATGAATCTATTTCGTTAAATCTTTCTGGAAAATATAATATTGTCAGTAAAGTAATTAATTTCAAAGATATTGGAGTTCCATCAAGTAGAACTAGAACACTTGTAATTGGAGTAAGAAAAGATCTTAAAGAAATTACTCCTTATGATTTATTCCCTGAAATTGAAGATACTAAAACTATTAGACAAGTAATTGGAGATTTACCTCCATTAAGGGAAATGGGTGAGATCTATAATAAAGACATTTATCATAATTATAAAAAGTATGATAAAAGAATGCAAAGTTGGGTTATGGAAATAAAAGAGGGAGAATCTGCTTTTGATAATAAAGACCCAAAAAAAAGACCACATAGACTTGTCGATGGAAAAATAATTTACAATGTAAATAAAAATGGGGACAAATATAAAAGGTGCAAATGGGATAATGTAGGACCTTGCATTCATACAAGAAATGATATTTTTGCAAGTCAATCAACGATTCATCCGAATGATAATAGAGTATTTAGTATAAGAGAATTAATGAGACTTATGACAATTCCAACTACTTTTAAATGGGTTGATGAATCAGAGAAGCAGTTGAATTTGTATAATTACAATGTAAAAAAAGAATTTTTATCCAAAAATGAAATGAATATAAGACAATCTATTGGTGAAGCAGTTCCAACTTTAGTCTTTAATAAAATTGCAAAAAATATACAAAAGGTAACTAAATATAATTTCATATCTGAAAATGAATCAGTTAAATTTGTTCAAGAGAATTCTTTAGACAACATTGACAATATGATTAATTTTATTAAAACTCACAAAAAATTAAATTTTTTTCAATTATCAAAAATATCTGAATTTGCAAATGCAAAAAGAACTGATACCGCTGCATATTATACAAGTCAGGATGTTTGTTTTTCAATTATAAAAGACTTACCTGATTTTGAAAATCAAGAAAGTGTCAAAATACTTGAACCATCTGTTGGTTCAGGAAATTTCTTACCTCTTTTAATAAACAAGTATCGAATGGTAAAAAATGTAATTATTGATGTAATGGATATAAATTCAGATTCAATAAAAATTCTTAAAGAATTAGTAAAAAAACTTGATGTTCCTAAAAATATACAAATTAATTATATTAATGATGATTTTTTACTTCATAATTTTAATAATTTTAATGCTAGTTTAGATTATGATTTAGTTGTTGGTAATCCTCCTTTTATGAAAATAAAAGATAGTAAAAAACTTAAGATATATAAACAAAATAACTTTAATAAGAAAACCAATAATTTGTTTGCTTTTTTTATTGAAAAAGCATTATTAATCTCAAAACATGTTGCACTAATCACTCCTAAAAGTTTAATTTCAACTCCTGAATTTAATCAAACAAGAGAATTACTTGAGAAAAAAAATGTTTTAAAAATATGTGATTATGGGGAGACTGCTTTTAAAGTTAAAATTGAAACAATTAGTTTTATTGTATCTAATACAAAAGCTAAAAATAAATTAATAAAATTAGAATCCTATATCACTAATGATGTTTCCTATAAGGAAAGAGAATATGTCATGTCAAAAAGCTTTCCATATTGGTTAATCTATAGAGATTCTTTTTTTGATAAAGTAGCAAAATCTTTAAAATTTGAAATATTTAACCATTTTAGAGACAGAACTATTACGAAAAAACATACTTCTAATAATGGTAAAATACGAGTATTAAAATCAAGAAATTTATCTCAAAAAGGAGATATTATTGATATTGATGGCTATGACTCTTATATAAATAATATTAATGAATTATCAGTTTCAAAATTTATTAACAAAGAGAATTTATTAATAATTCCTAATTTATCATATTATCCTAGAGCTTCCTTTTTACCTAAAAATGCTATTGCTGATGGTTCTTTGGCTATTTTGACACCTAAAAATGGCACAAAAATAAAACAAGAGGATTTAAATTATTATGCAACAGATGAATTTAGAAAATTTTATCGTATTGCTAGAAATTTTGGAACAAGATCTTTAAATATTGATAATAATTCAATATTTTTTTGGGGCGTAAAAAATGAATCATGAAGAAAAGATACAAAAACATTTAGAAAATCTTGATTTAGATATAAGAAAATCAAATTTTTCTAGATTTATGGATCAGAAAGTTACACCAGATGTTTTATGTTTTATTTCAGATTGTATTATTAATTTAAGTAATCAAAATAATTTTACAACAAAAGATATATGGGAATCTAATTATTTTGAAAAGAACATTAGAGCTATTTTTGGAAAACCTTCTCCTAAAAATATTAATGTTCAAAATGAGTATGATAAATTTATAATACAACCTTTAAGGATGTTGTCTTATGCAGGACTTTTAGAATCAAAAAAAGATGGTCAAAAATATATTTATAATATTAAAAATTATGAATTATTAGATTACATTTCTATTAAAGAAAGAAACGCATATAAGTTTTTGTTTGAATACATTGTAAAAGTTCTCGGTGATTCTGGTTTGTTATCTTATTTTGAACGATTTAAAGATAAATGCTTGACTAGTGAAATCACAAAAGAAGATTTTGAATTATTAAAAAATAAATTTATTCAATTTATGTTAGGACATACAGAAATAAATCAAGATGTTGAAATTAGAAGAATTTTCCCAAAAGTTCTAAATATTTATGCCTCTGAAAATAATATTAATGGAGTTGTTAAAGGACATTTATCTAAATATGTTTTTAATTTTAGTGATTTAATGTACAACCGAAAAAATTGGCGTGACATTGGAAAAGAGAAAGGTATTTCAAGAGCTGAATCTATTGAATTAGAAACACAACAAGAAGTTTATACTAATTATGTTATTGAAAAAGCAAAAAATATAATTAAAAAGAAATATGTTGATAGTGAAGTTAAAGACAGTTTAGCAAATTCTCCCGCAGTGCATGTTCACCATATTTTTCCTATGTCTACTTTTCCACAGTTAGCTACGTATCTTGAAAATTTAATAAAATTAACTGCAACACAACATTTACAAAAAGCACATCCTAAAGGTAATACTCAAGTTGTTAATAGAGACTATCAATGTGTTTGTTTATTGGCAAAATCTAATAGTATTGAATATTCTTTAAATAAAGGTGAACTAGTTTATACAAAACCTAATTTTATTTATGTTATAAATGAAGGTTTAAATTTAAATTTATCCGCATCGATGGATTTTATAAGCTTAAGAACTGAAATAAATAAGGCATATAATTCTATATAATTACTTTTTCACAGAAAAAGACAAAATATACGTAAGAGCTAAGAATAAAAAGAAAATTACTTATCTTATTTAAGATGTTTTTTGTATAATCCGTTTAGTGTGTCGATAAAACTATTTAATTCACCACTTGTTGGGATTTCAGTTAATTCATCATCATGACTTCGCTTGTCGCATTTGCCACTAATCATTCTTAATTTCCCTTTTTCATTAGACTCAATTTCTACACGAGTTAATAATTTATTATCTAATATAGAAAATTGTGCTTTTTTGCAATCTGCAGGAATAGAATTTCCAGATTTCTTTTCATAATATAGTTTAGTGTAAGTTTCAACAGCTTGCCTAATCATATTTGCACAAGTTTTTCTTTGCTCTGAAGAACCATTATAAGTTTCTTTAGCTTGATTAATATAATCTTCAAAACGATTAGATGCCTTAACAATAAATTTTGGTCCCTCTAGACAAAATCCATAAAATTCTATATATTTTGGAAGTTTATGTTGATATCTTGTGATAATTAAATCCGATACTGCCGGTTTTAAATGAGACATAACATAAATTTGTATATCTTTATTTAATAATTTTTCAAGGACATTTGAGATAAAATTGTTTGTATGAGCATCATCCATTGATTGAACAGGGTCATCAATTAATATAAATGAAAAAGGATTATCACAATCAATAATTTGACTTAAATATATGCTTAATCCTAAACAATTTAAGTGGGCTTCACTAAGTATTGGGACTGCAGGTTTGTTAACACCAAAACAAGATGCTATAAAATTGATTTTATTTCCATTGCATTCAATATCTGAAATTCTAATTTCTTCATCTGGATTTAATAAATCGTACCATTCAATAATTTTCGCTTTATGTATATTTATGAGTTCTGATAATTTTGAATCTCTGAATTCTTTTAATTTAGCGATATTTTCGCTAAATTCAGATTCAATTTCTTGATTTAAATTATAAATTTTGAAATGTTTAAAATGAATTAATGTTTTCATTAAAAGTTCTTTCTCGTCAATTCCTTTTTGTGATGATATTTTTAAATCTAAATCTTTTTTTAGTTGAGATATTAATGGTTTAAAGACAGTTTCAATTGTTGTTTGATATGTGTCAACAAATTTGATGAATTCATCATTTTTTTCATTGATTGAATTTATATCTTCGGGTGGTTTTTCACCAGGTTTTATTGAATCAATTAATTGTTTAATCTCTTCATATTTGTTTATAATTGATTTGAAAGTTTCATTCAATAAATTATTTGTTGAAATTATTTTTGTTAAATCTAACTGAAATATTTGTAATTTCTCTAAAGTTTCCTTAGAAATAATTAATTCTTTTAGTGAGTCGATATATTGTTTTTTATTATTAATTATTTGTTTAATTTTTTCTAAAGATGCAGAATGAGTTGTTAATTGCTGTTTTGTTGTGTTTAGTTTATTTAATATGTCTTTAATTTCTTCTTTTTTTTGGGCGTTAATTGTTTTTTCTTGACATAATGGACAAATTTCTATTTCATTATCTAACATAGTCAATCCTTTTTCTAAAATAGTTATTTCATTAGATGTGCTTATATTAGTAGGATTTGTTAGAAAATTTAAGATTGTTTGAAAACTCTCTTTTTCAAATAAAGGTTGTTCTGAAGTTTTCTGAAATTCAATTGTTTTTATTAATTTATTAGTGTCAAAAATACTTTTTTTTTCATTCTCTATTAGTTGTATTGAAGATTTTAAAAAATCATTAAAGTTATCTTCTAAAATAATTTCAAAATCAGAATTTTTGATTCTTTTATTTATTAAATTTGCAATTTCTATTTTTGACTTTTTATTAGATGTAGCTTCACAAAAAATATTGTTAAATTTTTCTTGAATTTCTTGACAGAAAATTAAAGATTCTCTAATTTGAGTTGGTTTATTTGTTTTAAAATTATTAAGATTTTTTATTGTTATTTTTAAAAAATTGTCTAATTTTTCTATACCTAATAATTTCATAAATTGGTTATATCTGTCAACAGGTGGTGTGTTGATAAAACTTTGCAATCCGTGTTGATAAATAATAGGTTTAAGATCTAAACTAGTAGTTATGGAATCTAAATTCTCCACTTCAATGCCATCAATTATAATTTTAGAATCTGTTTCAGATATATATTCTCTTCGAACAATCTTATTGTCTGAATTTATTTTTATTATGGCCTCAACAAATGGGGTTCCTGCAAAATGTATGTTTTTGATTGTATCTTTGAACTCAACCTTAGAACATGCATTTTCTTTTTTGTATATTGTGCCGAAAAAAAGATATTCAATAACTTCGGCAAAACTAGTCTTTCCTTGACCATTTGGACCATATATAACAATTAAATTATCGTCCAATTCAAATTCTTGATTAACATTAAACCCCCTTATTCCTGATACTTTTAAATTAATTAATTTCATTAACTTTTTCCTCTACATATTTATTTATTTCTTCTCCAAAATCAGTGGAACTTGTATCAAAGAATTTATCAATTATATCGTTCATTAGTTGATTTTTTTCAAAAACATTTTTAGCATCTGTTTTAATCGAATCTTTCATAAATATGTATAATTAGTAGAATAATATAAACTTTCTTATTATTTAGTATATTTTTTATCTTTCGAACGAAGTGAGTGTAAATGTCCGTTAGGACTAAAAGCCCCCTCTTAATAAATTTCGAACAACGAAGTTGTGAGCCAATATGTGCGGAGCACCAGCCCCTCCCCCTTTTTTTCTATTTTTTTCTTTTGTTTTGATTGTCCCCTCCTTCTACATTTAGCCACTAAAAATTATTTCATTTAACATCGGAATTTAACGAAGTTGAATTTTGAGAGCTGGAGCGAGGCAGGCAACCCAGCCGAGCGACCTCCAAAATTCAATTTGGGAGAGGAACGAATTTTCGAAGAAAATAGCGAAGCGGTCGTTCCGAACCGTTAAATTCCTGTTAAATCCTTTTCCCATACGCAAGTGTGGGAAAATTGCGTCTGCAAAGTCGAAAAAGAGAGCGTTCCTTCAAATGAGCGAAGCGATACATCAAGAACAAGAATCAAGGGGGACATTTCGTAGTCGTCGTTTTAGTTAGTCGTAGGGGGGAATTTCGTCGTGTTTTTGCTTCTTTTTACAAAAAGAAGAATCAGCACTAACCACTGGACAGATAGACGCAATATTTATAAATATGTCTAAATATTTCCGTTTAGAGGGGTGTAAAATGCCAAGTAAAAGTATTACATTAAAGGTGGATTCTAAAACTTATGATAATTATAGAGAATACTGCAAGAAAAAAGGTTTAATTGTATCTCGCCAATTTGAAATTTTAATGGAAGAGGAGTTGCAGAAGAATGGAAAATAAAGAGATTAATTCAACAGTTGTTCCAATAGGAGAGTATGCTTTTTCACAGATTGTTAAAACTAAAATTTATTTTTTTCCACAACCAAAAAAGATTAATCAAAAAGTAAAATATATCTTTTTTTATCTGACAAAACCAGTTCAAGCAATTACGCATTATGGAATCATTGAGAAGCATATTGAAGATGCGGATAAAATGATTAATCTCATAGAAAAAATGAAAACATTTAGAGACCCATCAAAAAAAGCATCAGCATATAAATTTTCAAAAATTGAGAAGTTAAAATCACCAATTCCATTTTTAGATAGTACATCAATTCAAGGAAGAATAAATGGAAACTTCGATAAAATTATAAAGTTAAAAAGCACACAAGGTTTATTCAAATGATATCAACTCAAAACTTAAAATTTATTGACCTTTTCGCAGGAATAGGCGGATTTAGAATAGCTTTAGAGAAACAAGGTGCTAAATGCGTTTTCACATCAGAATGGGATAAAGAAGCTCAAAAAACTTATTATGAAAATTTTGGAGAAATCCCTCAAGGAGATATTACTAAGATAGATGAAAAAAATATTCCTAAACATGATATTATCTGCGGTGGATTTCCATGTCAGGCTTTTAGTATATCTGGAAAACAGCAAGGTTTTAAGGATGCACGAGGAACGCTATTTTTTGATATCGCAAGAATAGCAAAACATCATCAACCAAAAGTGTTGTTTTTAGAGAATGTTAAGAATTTAACAAAACATTATCATGGAAATACATTGAAAGTTATTTTAAGAATTTTAGATGAGATTGGCTATGACGCATTTTATCAAGTTTTGGTTGCGAGCCATTACGGAGTTCCACAAGCAAGAGAGAGAATCTATATTGTTGCTTTTAGGAAAGATTTAGGAATAAATTATTTCTATTTCCCAAAACCCACTTATAAAAAGATTTATGTTAAAGATATTTTAGAAGATGATGAGATTACAGCAGAACATATAATCAATAGAAAAGACATCAAATTTTGGGAAAGAGATCAAACTCCTCAGTTAAAGCCGATTCAAATAGGACAAATAAATAATGGCGGACAAGGTGAGCGAATTTATAGCGTAAATGGTCACGCAATAACTCTGTCTGCTTATGGGGGGGGAGCGGCTGGTAAAACTGGTGCCTATTTAGTCAATGGTAAAATAAGACGATTGTCTCCGAGGGAATGTGCCAGAGTTCAAGGATTTCCAGAATGGTTTAAAATTCCAGTAAGCAAATCTCAAGCATATAAACAATTTGGAAATAGTATATCCGTTCCAGTTGTTGAAAGCATATACTCACAGATATTGAAGGTATTAAATTCTGATAAAATTGGAGAATTGAAGCAAAATCAAGTTCCTCAATCGAAAAGATATGATTACGCTGTGCAAACTCAGTTAATCAAGGTGTCACAATGAATGAAAAAGAATTGTTTGGCTCAGAAACGGCTAAAGGCGGATTTAGAAATGAAGATGATGTAATTGCTAAATTTAACGATTGGAAAAAAGATAAAGTTTCTCAAGAGTGGCTCGTTACTATGGGTTATGTCATTAAAGAGATTGAATATGTTAAAGCTGTTAAAATTGGTGGGAATTACAAAACTGATGTGCAAGTTCAGGTCACAATCAAACTTAAAGAAGCAATAGATTGCGAAAATTTGTCAGTTAAGTTGGTAAGCAATCCTCAAGGTTTTAATCAAATAGATAAAAGAGAAATTGAGAAATATGTTGAAATGTGGAGAATACCTAATGATATCGAGGAGATATTAAAGTTATTTACAGGTAAGACTAAACCGACAAATACCTCAGGGTTAAAAGACCCAAGAAGAATGTTATTGAGTGAAATGCCAAGCGAAGACCAAGAAAAAGTTTTGGCATTTTTCAATAAGAATAAGATTTTGATTATCTCAGATGTTCTCAAAGGAAGAGATAAATTCGCGGCAAATTGGATGCTTGTAATTCTAAAAAAAGATGAAGATAGTTACGAATGGGCATTAAAAGACATAAATACTGTCATGAATCTTTTTGGTCAAGGAGAGGTTAGAATAACAGACCAAGGTAGTTTAAAGATTGGTCAGATAGGTATGCAGAGAAAAGGCGGAGATGGCGGAAGAGAGTCCGCAAAAATGTTGCAGTTTAAGATTAATCCTTGCTTATTATTTGATGGCGATGAAGATGCCTGATACTTTTTCCAAAAAGAAAAGAAGCCAAATAATGTCTAAAATCAAAGCCAAAAATACTCGTCTTGAAATTGGCTTTAAAGAATTAATAAAAGGTTTAAGATTCAGATATCAACCAAACATTTTTGGAAAACCGGATTTTGCTTCTAAAAAACTAAAAATAGCCATTTTTATTGATAGTTGTTTTTGGCACAAATGCCCTCAACATTTCAGAAAGCCAACAGCCAATAATTCTTATTGGACTAAAAAAATAAATCGGAATGTTGAAAGAGCAAAAGAAGTTAATGTTCAGCTAAAAAAACAAGGTTGGAAAGTGATAAGATTTTGGGAACATGATATCAAAAAGTATCCTAAAAAATGTGTGCTTAAAATTAAAAAGCATATTCTCTAATAAATTATAGTCGTTCGTCGTTACGGAATTCCCCCTCGTTCGTCGTTTAGAAATGTCCCCCCTTCCGTTCGTTAGCTCTCTTTTCCGATTGGATTTAACATCAGGATTTAGAGAAGTTTTAAACGAAGTGAGAAATTTGGGAGAGCGCCGAGCTGAGGCGCGAACCTCTAAATCCTTGTTAAACGTCCCGACGACTGAAAGGAGGAGAGCGCAGCGTGGCACGAAGCGTAGCGGAGTGAGTTCAAAAAATATTTTTCGTTCTTATTTATCATGATAGGCTTTCTTCAATTCTTATAAATTTGTTTTTTGTTTTGAAAAATGAAAGAGGGGTTAGGGGTGAATTTCATTTTTTAATTTCTTTATTTATACTCTTTTTTCTGCAATGAGGGCAAACTGAATTTTCTTTAAAAAGATCATTTAGTCTATTATTTATTAAATATAAATTTAACAATTCTTTCAACGGCTTTATTAGTTGCTTTATCAATATCCTCTTTTGTCCATGTATCCTTTGGATATTTAGTCAATGCTCTTGCAATGGTGTATCTACTGTCTTTGTATCCTGATTTATCTTTTATAGAATTTTGTTTTTTTGTTTTGAACCATTCTCTTCCAATAGATTTATTTATATCTTCTTCAAGTAATATTTTATTACCAAGTTTGTTTACTATACTATTAAAATCTTCTTTGTTTTCAATACCTGCATCTGTTTGTATTGTAGTAATATTTCGACCACTTGATGGCATAATATGTTCAATGTTTACATTTTCTTCAAAATTGAATTTATTTTTGTTATATAAATATTCGTTAATGTAAACTAGAATGTTTTTTTCATATGCTATAATAGATTCTGAAATATCTTTTTCATTCCAATTTTTGTTAATATGTTCATTAAAGTCTTTTTTAATAATTTCTATAGAAATATTATTATCAACTAATTTAATGTTCTCACCAAACAAAAATGTTTTAAACTTAGCACTTGAATAACCAGAATCAACCAATTCTAGTATAGTGAACAGTCTTAATAAAGGTTCACAAATTTCCATTACTTCTGCTTCGGTAATATCGGTCGTTTTATAGCGATATAAATAGCTTGATAAATACAGCTTAGCATTTTCGTTATATTTCAAAAGTAACTTAACCACAGGATAATTTTTTATTTTATCCCATGTTTTTGTAATTTTATCAAAATTGGCACATAAGACTAATGGTTTGCTTAATAATTCTTTTTTTATATCTATATAATATCTTCTCAACCCTGGCGTTGTTACATCAACTGAGTTGTCCTTAACATATTCCTTATTAATAGCTCGATTTATATACATAAACTGTTGTAATACCGAATCAATATCTATAATCTTTCGAGTATTTAGTTCATCGACTAATTTATTTATTAATTTCCATTGTTCATTAAATTCATTTTTATCTGTGCCTGCTTTGGAATAAAGTTGTGCTGAGATAATATCTGCATCTGCAAGAGGCAACCCCGTAGAATTAAGCGAATTAAACATTGTAATTGCTTGTTCTATTTGCCAACTTCGAATTTCTATAACTTGACATTTATTTAAAAATACTTTTGCAAATTCATTGAGTTGAGAATCAGACTTATTCATCAATCTTCCATAGAAATATTTAAAATTCCGAAAATGATTTGTGTATTTATTATCTTTTTGTTTGCGCGGAATTTTATGTACTTTTTGTTCAGCTGTATCAAAGTCTATTGCTTCAATAATTTTCTTTATTTCATCTAAATATAGTTCATTTATAGATTTGTTTTCTATTATTAATTTGTTTTTGGTTTTCGTATCATCTTTTAGCATTATAGGAATATCTTCAGCTTCTGCTTTATACAAAATTGTCATAATCTTATTTCTGTTTGCCTCAAGTCCTGCTTTTAGTGCTTCAGAATCTTCATCCTTTGGAATTTTTTTTATAACATCATTTAATCTTATTAACAATGCTTTAAGTAATAATAAGAACGTAGTAGTACGTTGTTGTCCATCAATTAGATTGAATTTATTATGATCTGGATCTGAACAATCCACTATGATTGTACCAAAAAAATAAGGATCACTTGCATCAGAAGAAATAAATGCCTCAATGTCTTGCCATAATTTATCACAATGGGCTATACCCCATGAGTAACTACGTTGATATTCAGGTATCACAAAATATTGTGATTTTTCCAGTATAAGGTATTGACTAATCAGTTTTAGTTTTGGTTCAATGTCTTTTGTCATTTAAAAATATAATTTGTATTAAGTATATAAAGTTTATCTTAATATTGGCTCTGTTCAAAATCTAAAGATTTATAACCCTCAGCAGCCGTAAGGCTGTCTGAGGGGGGGAGGGAATTTCTCCCCATGAAAGAAAAAACAAAACTCATTAATAAAGTTAAGCGCTTGATAAAGCGGGCTGGAATACCCAGATGGCTGCATAGGTTTGGCCCTAAGAAATATGAGTTCTGGCACCATGCTGTGGCATACTTGCTTAAGCAAGTATGCAAGCTGAGTTATCGAGGAATAAGCTGGCTTCTTAGGCAGTTCAACATGAAGGCGCCCTGCCCCTCGGCTTTGTGCACGAGTTTTAAAAAAGTGCCTCAGCACATCTGGGAAAAGCTGCTTAGCTTGACAACAGGAGCTAAGCCTTATATTGTTGCTATTGACGGCTCGGGCTTGAGCCGCCGGCTGCCAAGCCCATACTACACCTACAGGATTGACAGGCCATATCCTGTTGAAGTGCCGTTGAAGCTAAGCATTGCTGTGGACACAAGAACCAAGAAAATTCTTGCTCTCAGGCTAAGGATGAGGCCGGCACATGATGTTAAAGATGTGAAATATATCCTGAGAAGGCTCAAAAAGCGCCCAAAAAAGCTTGTAGCTGACAAAGGCTATGATGCAGAATGGATTCATCGCCTTTGCCAAGGGCTGTCAATACAAGCTGTAATTCCCATAAGAGATTATGGCAAGAAAAGGAGGCACCAGAAAAACAGCCTAAGAAACAAAGCCAGCAAGGTTTTCTGCACCAGAACCTACCACAGG is a genomic window containing:
- a CDS encoding IS5 family transposase, which produces MKEKTKLINKVKRLIKRAGIPRWLHRFGPKKYEFWHHAVAYLLKQVCKLSYRGISWLLRQFNMKAPCPSALCTSFKKVPQHIWEKLLSLTTGAKPYIVAIDGSGLSRRLPSPYYTYRIDRPYPVEVPLKLSIAVDTRTKKILALRLRMRPAHDVKDVKYILRRLKKRPKKLVADKGYDAEWIHRLCQGLSIQAVIPIRDYGKKRRHQKNSLRNKASKVFCTRTYHRREIVESVFSAIKRKFGASVSSLSARTMRAEIYCRAIAHNIICFLFGLFEQSP